Within Synechococcales cyanobacterium T60_A2020_003, the genomic segment AAAGCGGTCGTTATGGCCTGTAACACTAGTTCCGCGCTGGCGTTAGAAACCGTTCGCCAGGAGTATCCCTTTCCAATTTTGGGAATCATCCTGCCAGGAGCACGAGCAGCCGTCCATGAAGGCAAGCGAATTGGGGTGATTTCAACCGTGGCAACCGCAAAAAGCCATGCCTACCAACGCGCCATCCATGAAATTAATCCCCAGGTGCAGGTGTGGGAGGTTGGATGTCCAGCCTTTGTCCCGCTGATTGAACAAAATCAGATCCATAGCCCCAAAGCAGAGGCGATCGCCCGTCAGTATCTCCAGCCACTGCTCGACGCTCAGATTGACACTCTCATTTACGGCTGCACCCACTATCCCCACCTTGCGCCCGTCATCCAAAAGATTTTGCCCCCATCGGTACACATTGTTGATCCGGCGGTTCATGTGGTAGCCGCAGCCGCGCAGGAACTCGACTGGCTTGGGCTACGGAGCACCACAACCCGTTCAAGTACTCGCTTCTGCGTCAGC encodes:
- a CDS encoding glutamate racemase; amino-acid sequence: MANAFDTPKPPFGDRALAQGAIGAFDSGVGGLTVLRELHRQLPNESILYFGDTARVPYGDRSAAEIIHFVRDILDWMQGQGVKAVVMACNTSSALALETVRQEYPFPILGIILPGARAAVHEGKRIGVISTVATAKSHAYQRAIHEINPQVQVWEVGCPAFVPLIEQNQIHSPKAEAIARQYLQPLLDAQIDTLIYGCTHYPHLAPVIQKILPPSVHIVDPAVHVVAAAAQELDWLGLRSTTTRSSTRFCVSGSPDQFALLSAQWIGYMPNVEQVIFPITSNQPHPPWKWNPSMGLFEQGCSMEMDP